A single window of Polaribacter sp. SA4-10 DNA harbors:
- the nusB gene encoding transcription antitermination factor NusB produces the protein MINRRHIRVKVMQSVYAMLQSHNDDIIREEKFLKHSILKMYDLYVLNLQLLVEVQKLAAKKMALSKKKILATKEDLRPNTKFIDNKIINTIAESISVEGYIELNNLNNWELDKEYVRIIFEELQKSDLYKNYLETEEESFKADKAFVIDFFKEIIAPNDKLGAFFEDTMISWVDDIPFVNTWVVKTLSKQKENSTFFLSSLYKDKDDEDFVSQLFRKTVLKHKEYEQDITEKTPNWETDRIADIDMILIKMSLTEFMNFPSIPTRVTINEYIEISKDYSTEKSSYFINGVLDKISRDFIENKRIVKIGRGLL, from the coding sequence ATGATTAACAGAAGACATATTCGAGTTAAAGTAATGCAATCTGTGTACGCTATGTTGCAGTCTCATAATGATGATATCATTAGAGAAGAAAAATTTTTAAAACATAGTATCTTAAAAATGTACGATTTGTATGTTTTAAATCTTCAATTATTGGTTGAAGTACAGAAACTGGCAGCTAAAAAAATGGCGCTTTCAAAAAAGAAAATTCTTGCTACTAAAGAAGATTTAAGGCCAAACACTAAATTTATAGACAATAAAATTATAAACACAATTGCAGAAAGCATAAGTGTTGAAGGTTATATTGAACTAAACAATTTAAACAACTGGGAATTAGATAAAGAATATGTAAGAATTATTTTTGAGGAATTGCAAAAAAGCGATTTGTACAAAAACTATTTAGAAACAGAAGAGGAGTCTTTTAAAGCAGATAAAGCTTTTGTTATTGATTTTTTCAAAGAAATTATTGCTCCAAATGATAAGTTAGGAGCATTTTTTGAAGATACAATGATTTCTTGGGTAGATGATATTCCTTTTGTAAATACTTGGGTTGTAAAAACTTTAAGTAAGCAAAAAGAGAACAGTACTTTTTTCTTAAGCAGTCTTTATAAAGATAAAGATGATGAAGATTTTGTATCTCAATTGTTTAGAAAAACTGTTTTAAAACATAAAGAGTACGAGCAAGATATTACTGAAAAGACACCAAACTGGGAAACAGATAGAATTGCAGATATAGATATGATTCTTATTAAAATGTCTTTAACAGAGTTTATGAATTTTCCATCGATACCAACAAGAGTTACAATTAATGAATATATAGAAATCTCTAAAGATTATTCTACAGAAAAGAGTAGTTATTTTATAAATGGAGTTTTAGATAAAATCTCAAGAGATTTTATAGAAAATAAAAGAATTGTTAAAATAGGGAGAGGTTTACTGTAA
- a CDS encoding DUF1573 domain-containing protein, producing the protein MKKVTILLAFIVSVIGFTSCKDANPSAKINKENLNKAISRDVEIKKGTALISLDKKEYDFGTVDEGVIVETVFNVTNIGETDLVITKAVGSCGCTVPVWPKDPIKPGETGEIAVKFNTSGKPNRQLKTVTLTTNTEAGREVLTLKGSVIPKAKQ; encoded by the coding sequence ATGAAAAAAGTAACAATTTTATTAGCATTTATAGTTTCTGTGATTGGATTTACTTCTTGTAAAGACGCAAATCCATCAGCAAAAATTAATAAAGAAAATTTAAACAAAGCAATTTCTAGAGATGTAGAAATTAAAAAAGGAACAGCATTAATTTCACTTGATAAAAAAGAGTATGATTTTGGTACTGTAGATGAAGGGGTTATTGTAGAAACAGTATTTAATGTTACTAACATTGGTGAAACTGATTTAGTAATTACAAAAGCAGTAGGTTCTTGTGGTTGTACAGTTCCTGTTTGGCCTAAAGATCCAATAAAACCAGGAGAAACAGGTGAGATTGCAGTGAAATTTAATACTTCAGGAAAACCAAATAGACAATTAAAAACGGTTACATTAACAACGAATACAGAAGCAGGTAGAGAAGTTCTTACCTTAAAAGGTTCTGTAATACCAAAAGCAAAACAATAA
- the yajC gene encoding preprotein translocase subunit YajC, producing the protein MFTTMFLQFDAGSLTSMLPFLAMILVLYFFMIRPQMNRQKKEKSFQSEIKKGAKVITSSGIHGKIAEVNATDNTVTIETGAGKIKFERSAISMELSKKYLAPEKK; encoded by the coding sequence ATGTTTACAACAATGTTTTTACAATTTGATGCAGGAAGTTTAACAAGTATGTTGCCTTTTTTAGCAATGATTTTAGTCTTATATTTCTTTATGATAAGACCTCAAATGAATCGTCAGAAAAAAGAAAAGTCTTTTCAATCAGAAATTAAAAAAGGTGCAAAAGTGATTACTTCAAGTGGTATTCATGGTAAAATTGCAGAAGTTAATGCTACAGATAATACTGTAACAATAGAAACTGGTGCAGGAAAAATTAAATTTGAACGTTCTGCTATTTCTATGGAATTAAGTAAAAAATACTTAGCTCCAGAAAAAAAGTAA
- a CDS encoding CdaR family protein, whose product MKGTKKVSKNFIGFLVASVLIWLLITLSKEYTTTIAYPVSYIKIPQDKLLQSTPKEEIDIVIKASGFKIITTKFKKKPIVLTANSLIRKSSTKYYFLTKNQLINIQKQLLSGIQLQQIVQDTLFLDLGTLASKKIAIKPILDINYHVGYDISKKINIKPDSIIISGPESIINKINFFETTILKLDDVKSDFKEKVEILMPKNEKNIHFKKESITISGVVEKFTEGSFQIPFTIVNLPENLELKTLSKTVEVIFVVGLSNFNKINKDSFIVECDYKNAEKNNLRYLIPKVISRPNFIKSVKVVPIIIDFLIQK is encoded by the coding sequence TTGAAAGGAACTAAAAAAGTATCAAAAAATTTTATCGGATTTTTAGTAGCTTCTGTGCTAATTTGGTTGTTGATAACACTTTCTAAAGAGTATACAACAACAATAGCTTATCCGGTTTCATATATAAAAATACCTCAAGACAAACTTTTACAATCAACACCAAAAGAGGAAATAGATATTGTTATAAAGGCTTCAGGATTTAAAATAATTACTACTAAATTTAAGAAAAAACCAATAGTATTAACAGCAAACAGTTTAATTAGAAAAAGTAGTACTAAATATTATTTTTTAACTAAAAATCAGCTAATTAATATTCAAAAACAGTTGCTTTCTGGTATACAGTTGCAGCAAATTGTACAAGATACACTGTTTTTAGATTTAGGTACATTAGCGTCTAAAAAAATTGCAATTAAACCAATTTTAGATATTAATTATCATGTTGGATATGATATATCTAAAAAGATAAATATAAAACCAGATAGTATTATAATTTCTGGCCCAGAAAGTATCATTAATAAAATTAATTTTTTTGAAACAACTATTTTAAAATTGGATGACGTAAAGTCTGATTTTAAAGAAAAAGTTGAAATTTTAATGCCAAAAAACGAGAAAAATATTCATTTTAAAAAAGAATCTATTACAATTTCTGGAGTTGTAGAGAAATTTACAGAAGGTAGTTTTCAAATTCCTTTTACAATAGTAAATTTACCTGAAAATTTAGAATTAAAAACACTTTCTAAAACGGTAGAAGTAATTTTTGTAGTTGGTTTATCTAATTTTAACAAAATTAATAAAGACTCTTTTATTGTAGAATGTGATTATAAAAATGCAGAAAAAAACAATTTAAGATACCTAATACCTAAAGTTATAAGCAGACCTAATTTTATTAAAAGTGTTAAAGTTGTTCCTATTATAATAGATTTCTTAATTCAAAAATAA
- the coaE gene encoding dephospho-CoA kinase (Dephospho-CoA kinase (CoaE) performs the final step in coenzyme A biosynthesis.) yields MIVGLTGGIGSGKTTVAKLFSEYKNVAVYIADIEAKKLMNSSIIMKSKIIKEFGEEAYKDNQLNREFIANIVFNDKEKLTILNSIVHPEVKKHFQKFVLKNTKRDYILYENAILFESNNTSFCDVIISVFVPLKVRIQRVISRDNTSESAVLQRMKNQWLEAKKLLQSNYIICNIKLEDTKNQVAKIHNILTKNKT; encoded by the coding sequence ATGATTGTTGGTTTAACAGGAGGAATAGGAAGTGGTAAAACTACAGTAGCAAAACTCTTTTCTGAGTATAAAAATGTTGCCGTTTATATTGCTGATATTGAAGCTAAAAAATTAATGAATTCTTCAATAATAATGAAGTCTAAAATTATTAAAGAGTTTGGTGAAGAAGCTTATAAAGATAATCAACTAAATAGAGAATTTATAGCTAATATTGTTTTTAATGATAAAGAAAAACTAACAATATTAAACTCAATTGTGCATCCAGAAGTAAAAAAACATTTTCAAAAATTTGTTTTAAAAAATACCAAAAGAGATTACATTTTATATGAAAATGCAATTCTATTTGAAAGTAATAATACTTCTTTTTGCGATGTGATTATCTCTGTTTTTGTACCTTTAAAGGTAAGAATTCAAAGAGTTATTTCTAGAGATAACACTTCTGAATCTGCCGTATTACAACGAATGAAAAACCAATGGTTAGAAGCTAAAAAATTACTCCAATCTAACTATATAATTTGCAATATAAAGCTTGAAGACACTAAAAATCAAGTTGCAAAAATTCATAATATTTTAACAAAAAATAAAACATAG
- a CDS encoding sensor histidine kinase KdpD, which yields MGKKMFVLIVVLMSISLIGIIAVQVYWINNAVESKKEQFKNDVQKSLGRISEKINKNEEYILEKKIENFIENTGLANNAQIRNYLFQEIDTTTKERITFGATFLEENFKLPTDFLNNDSIIYKRVSGKKDFFSTKLIKGVDNEPSVYDESRFSTTKRFYNIEKTFFSNVYGDIRSRKPINQRISNSELKTIIEEELEKRNIYLNFKYGVYSNDGLATKLKSGYYTINKKESYPYPLFFNSENEVDYILYITFPSKNDHILSEISNILLLSLFFIFIIIIAFSSSLYQLTRQKKISEIKTDFINNMTHEFKTPIATINLALDSIKNPKIIDDKEKVLRYVKMIRDENKRMHSQVENVLRISRLEKNQIDISKETIDMHDIIEDAITHISLLIDDRNGSVETHFKSVVAELPGNEFHLTNVVVNMLENALKYSEGAPKIDVYTESVGKFFILKIKDEGIGMSKAVQKNVFDKFYREQKGNIHDVKGHGLGLAYVKEIVEKHHGTVFVESEKGKGSIFTVKLPLI from the coding sequence ATGGGTAAGAAAATGTTTGTTCTTATTGTAGTTTTAATGAGCATTTCTTTAATAGGGATTATTGCTGTGCAAGTCTATTGGATTAATAATGCCGTTGAAAGTAAAAAGGAGCAATTTAAGAATGATGTTCAAAAATCTTTAGGAAGAATTTCAGAAAAAATTAATAAAAATGAAGAATATATTCTTGAAAAAAAGATTGAAAATTTCATTGAAAATACGGGTTTAGCTAATAATGCTCAAATTAGAAATTATCTTTTTCAAGAAATTGATACAACAACAAAAGAGAGAATTACTTTTGGAGCTACTTTTTTAGAAGAAAACTTTAAACTTCCAACCGATTTTTTAAATAATGATTCTATCATTTATAAAAGAGTTTCTGGAAAAAAAGATTTTTTTAGCACAAAATTAATCAAAGGTGTAGATAATGAACCTTCTGTTTATGATGAATCAAGATTTTCTACAACCAAAAGATTTTATAATATAGAAAAAACATTTTTCTCTAATGTTTATGGAGACATAAGAAGTAGAAAGCCAATAAACCAAAGAATTAGTAATAGTGAGTTAAAAACTATTATAGAAGAAGAATTAGAGAAAAGAAATATTTATTTAAATTTTAAATACGGTGTTTATAGTAATGATGGTTTGGCAACCAAATTAAAATCTGGTTATTATACAATTAATAAAAAAGAGAGTTATCCCTATCCGCTTTTTTTTAATTCAGAGAATGAAGTAGATTATATATTATACATAACATTTCCTTCTAAAAATGATCATATTTTATCAGAAATTTCTAATATATTATTACTGTCGTTATTTTTTATTTTTATAATTATTATCGCTTTTTCTAGTTCGTTATATCAATTAACTAGGCAGAAGAAAATTTCAGAAATAAAAACGGATTTCATCAATAATATGACACATGAGTTTAAAACACCCATTGCTACCATCAATTTAGCGTTAGATTCTATTAAGAATCCTAAAATTATAGATGATAAAGAGAAAGTGTTGCGTTATGTGAAAATGATTAGAGATGAGAATAAAAGAATGCATTCTCAAGTTGAAAATGTTTTACGAATTTCTAGGTTAGAAAAAAATCAAATAGATATTAGTAAGGAAACTATTGATATGCACGACATAATAGAAGATGCAATTACGCATATTAGTTTGTTAATAGATGATAGAAATGGTAGTGTAGAAACACATTTTAAATCAGTTGTAGCAGAATTACCAGGTAATGAATTTCACCTTACCAATGTTGTAGTAAATATGTTAGAAAATGCATTAAAATATTCTGAAGGCGCTCCAAAGATAGATGTGTATACAGAAAGTGTTGGTAAATTCTTCATTTTAAAAATAAAAGATGAAGGAATAGGAATGAGTAAGGCTGTTCAAAAAAATGTTTTCGATAAATTTTATAGAGAACAAAAAGGAAACATTCATGATGTAAAAGGTCATGGTTTAGGATTGGCTTATGTAAAAGAAATTGTTGAAAAACATCATGGAACAGTTTTTGTTGAAAGTGAAAAAGGAAAAGGAAGCATATTTACAGTAAAATTACCTTTAATTTAA
- a CDS encoding response regulator transcription factor, whose translation MGSKKILLVEDDPNFGTVLKDYLALNDYNVTHAKDGIEGLIMFKNSDYDLCILDVMMPRKDGFSLAQDIRTTNKEVPIIFLTAKTLKEDVLRGYAVGADDYLNKPFDSEVLLHKIKAILQRKDTDKSAESEQFEFTIGSLFFNSKLRHLSVGKDGEPIKLSPKESKLLRMLAIHKNDLMPRELALTKIWRDDNYFTSRSMDVYIAKLRKYLKKDENVEILNIHGEGFRLVEKA comes from the coding sequence ATGGGAAGTAAAAAAATTTTATTAGTAGAGGACGATCCAAATTTTGGAACCGTTCTTAAAGATTATTTAGCATTAAATGATTATAATGTAACGCATGCTAAAGATGGAATAGAGGGTTTAATTATGTTTAAAAATAGCGATTATGATTTGTGTATTTTAGATGTAATGATGCCAAGAAAAGATGGTTTTTCTTTAGCTCAAGATATCAGAACAACAAACAAAGAAGTGCCAATTATTTTCTTAACAGCAAAAACGTTAAAAGAAGATGTATTAAGAGGATACGCTGTTGGTGCAGATGATTATCTAAATAAACCTTTTGATTCTGAAGTACTATTGCATAAAATCAAAGCAATTTTGCAAAGAAAAGATACAGATAAATCAGCAGAATCTGAGCAATTTGAATTTACAATAGGAAGTTTGTTTTTTAATTCTAAACTACGTCATTTATCTGTAGGTAAAGATGGAGAACCAATAAAGCTATCTCCAAAAGAGAGTAAATTGTTAAGAATGTTAGCGATTCATAAAAATGATTTAATGCCAAGAGAATTAGCATTAACTAAAATTTGGAGAGATGACAACTACTTTACTTCTAGAAGTATGGATGTTTATATTGCAAAATTACGTAAGTATTTAAAGAAAGATGAAAATGTTGAAATTCTAAATATTCATGGAGAAGGATTTCGATTAGTAGAAAAGGCATAA
- a CDS encoding L-threonylcarbamoyladenylate synthase — translation MAEFIKIYNENPNQTAIDKVVKVLQNGGLVIYPTDTVYGLGCDITNTKALEKIAKIKGLKLDKANFSFVCNDLSHLSDYVKQIDSSTFKILKRALPGPYTFILPGSNNLPKAFKKRKTVGIRIPDNNIARKLVATLGNPIVSTSIHDEDDVLEYTTDPELIFEKWNKLVDIVIDGGYGDNHASTVIDLTTNEPEVIREGKGALDIL, via the coding sequence ATGGCAGAATTTATAAAAATTTACAATGAAAACCCAAATCAAACAGCCATTGATAAAGTTGTAAAAGTCTTACAAAATGGAGGTTTAGTTATTTATCCCACAGATACTGTTTATGGCCTAGGATGTGATATAACGAACACAAAAGCTTTAGAGAAAATTGCAAAAATTAAAGGGTTAAAATTAGACAAAGCTAATTTTTCTTTTGTTTGTAATGATTTAAGCCACTTGTCAGATTATGTGAAACAAATAGATTCGTCAACTTTTAAAATCTTAAAAAGAGCATTACCAGGGCCTTATACTTTTATTTTACCCGGTAGTAATAATTTACCAAAAGCTTTTAAGAAAAGAAAAACGGTTGGAATTAGAATTCCAGATAATAATATTGCACGAAAATTAGTAGCAACTTTAGGAAACCCAATTGTATCTACTTCTATACATGATGAAGATGATGTTTTAGAATATACAACAGATCCAGAATTAATTTTTGAAAAATGGAATAAGTTAGTTGATATTGTAATTGATGGAGGATATGGAGATAATCATGCTTCTACTGTTATAGATTTAACAACGAATGAGCCGGAAGTTATTAGAGAAGGAAAAGGAGCTTTAGATATTCTTTAA
- a CDS encoding glycosyltransferase family 2 protein, whose translation MKTAIVILNWNGQKLLEQFLPSIVNFTLQEAEIYVADNASTDTSIKYVKEFFPSVKIIENTINGGYAKGYNDALQQIEADIFCLINSDVEVTKNWLKPILDTFKNDDKTAIIQPKILDYKDKTKFEYAGAAGGFVDLFGYPYCRGRVFNHLEKDNGQFDDIAEIFWASGACFFIRSKVFHQLAGFDEDYFAHQEEIDLCWRVQNTGYKIKYVGLSTVFHVGGATLQETNPQKTFLNFRNSLLNVVKNVPKQWFLFVIFSRLILDGIAGLKFLLEFRPIHTWAILKAHFSFYKNFYKFLKKRRNLQKRQDYNLHTSIVWQYFVLGRKKFKELR comes from the coding sequence TTGAAAACAGCCATTGTCATATTAAATTGGAACGGACAAAAACTCTTAGAACAGTTTTTGCCTTCAATCGTGAATTTCACTTTGCAAGAAGCAGAAATTTATGTTGCTGATAATGCGTCTACAGACACCTCTATAAAGTACGTTAAAGAATTTTTTCCTTCAGTAAAAATTATAGAGAATACAATTAATGGTGGTTATGCAAAAGGTTATAATGATGCTTTACAACAGATAGAAGCAGATATTTTTTGCCTTATAAATTCTGATGTTGAAGTAACAAAAAATTGGTTAAAACCAATTTTAGATACTTTTAAGAATGATGACAAAACGGCTATTATTCAACCAAAAATATTAGATTATAAAGACAAAACCAAATTTGAATATGCTGGTGCTGCTGGTGGTTTTGTAGATTTATTTGGGTATCCTTATTGTAGGGGACGTGTTTTTAATCATTTAGAAAAAGACAACGGACAATTTGATGATATTGCTGAAATTTTCTGGGCTTCTGGCGCTTGTTTTTTTATTAGATCAAAAGTATTTCATCAATTAGCAGGTTTTGATGAAGATTATTTTGCGCATCAAGAAGAAATTGATTTGTGCTGGAGAGTTCAAAATACAGGTTATAAAATAAAATATGTTGGCTTATCAACAGTTTTTCATGTTGGTGGTGCAACTTTACAAGAGACTAATCCTCAAAAAACATTTTTAAATTTTAGAAATAGTTTATTAAATGTGGTGAAAAACGTTCCAAAACAATGGTTTTTATTCGTGATTTTTTCTCGTTTAATTTTAGATGGAATCGCTGGTTTAAAGTTCTTACTAGAGTTTAGACCAATTCATACTTGGGCTATTCTAAAAGCACATTTTAGTTTTTACAAAAACTTTTATAAGTTTCTAAAAAAACGCAGAAATTTACAAAAAAGACAAGATTACAATCTGCACACAAGCATTGTTTGGCAATATTTTGTTTTGGGTAGAAAAAAGTTTAAAGAGTTAAGATAA
- a CDS encoding type I restriction enzyme HsdR N-terminal domain-containing protein, which yields MLKLNLPTYNFKLKSNENKTLIFDIIRKKYMVLTPEEWVRQHFVLFLMDKKKYPSSLIAIEKQLTVNNLKKRSDILVFNSEGKPEILVECKAPKVKITQDTFDQIARYNLELKANFIIVTNGLEHFYCKMDFKNETYIFLKEVPNYK from the coding sequence ATGCTAAAACTCAATCTACCAACATATAATTTCAAACTCAAAAGTAACGAAAATAAGACGCTTATTTTTGATATAATTAGAAAAAAATATATGGTTTTAACTCCAGAAGAATGGGTTCGTCAGCATTTTGTACTCTTTTTAATGGATAAAAAAAAATATCCATCGTCATTAATCGCTATAGAAAAGCAACTTACAGTAAATAATTTAAAAAAAAGAAGTGATATTTTAGTTTTTAATTCTGAAGGAAAACCAGAAATATTAGTAGAATGCAAGGCGCCTAAAGTTAAAATAACGCAAGATACTTTTGATCAAATTGCACGGTATAATTTAGAACTGAAAGCTAATTTTATTATTGTTACCAATGGTTTAGAACATTTTTATTGTAAAATGGATTTTAAAAATGAAACCTATATTTTCTTAAAAGAAGTTCCTAATTATAAATAA
- the holA gene encoding DNA polymerase III subunit delta encodes MNEIRTIVSDIKSGNIKPIYFLMGEEAYYIDKISDFIEENILDEAEKGFNQQVMYGRDATIEDIVSSAKRYPMMAERQVLIVKEAQDLSRNIEQLVAYAENPQPTTVLVLNYKYKKLDKRKKLHKAIAKTGLIFESKKLYENQVSDWIRRVLGGKKYQIEPKAAQMLVEFLGTDLSKISNELDKLMLILPKETIINDHHIEDNIGISKDFNNFELRKAVGEKNILKSNRIINYFAENPKNNPLVMTISLLNSFFTQLLMFHGLKDKSKSSVVKALGVNPYFVDEYFLAGRNYPMRKVAQVIAFLRDADVKSKGVGASQSDEDILKELLFKILH; translated from the coding sequence ATGAACGAAATAAGAACGATTGTTTCAGATATTAAAAGTGGAAATATAAAACCTATTTATTTTTTAATGGGTGAAGAAGCATATTACATTGATAAAATATCTGATTTTATTGAAGAAAACATCTTAGATGAAGCAGAAAAAGGCTTTAATCAACAAGTAATGTATGGTAGAGATGCTACAATTGAAGATATTGTTTCTTCTGCTAAACGGTATCCAATGATGGCAGAAAGACAGGTTCTTATTGTTAAAGAAGCACAAGATTTAAGTAGAAATATAGAGCAGTTAGTTGCTTATGCAGAAAACCCACAACCAACAACTGTACTCGTTTTAAACTATAAATACAAGAAATTAGACAAGCGCAAAAAATTGCATAAAGCAATTGCTAAAACGGGTTTAATTTTTGAAAGTAAAAAACTATATGAAAATCAGGTTTCTGATTGGATTAGAAGAGTTTTAGGCGGTAAAAAATATCAAATTGAGCCAAAAGCAGCTCAAATGTTAGTAGAATTTTTAGGAACTGACTTAAGTAAAATCAGCAATGAATTAGACAAATTAATGCTGATTCTACCAAAGGAAACTATTATAAATGATCATCATATAGAAGATAATATTGGAATTTCTAAAGATTTTAATAATTTTGAATTAAGAAAAGCAGTAGGAGAGAAGAATATTTTAAAATCGAATAGAATTATTAACTATTTTGCAGAAAACCCTAAGAATAATCCGTTGGTAATGACTATTTCTTTATTGAATAGTTTTTTTACACAATTACTAATGTTTCATGGTTTAAAAGATAAATCTAAAAGCTCTGTAGTAAAAGCGTTAGGTGTTAACCCTTATTTTGTTGATGAATATTTTTTAGCAGGAAGAAATTACCCGATGCGTAAAGTTGCACAAGTAATTGCTTTTTTACGAGATGCAGATGTTAAAAGTAAAGGTGTTGGAGCAAGCCAATCTGATGAAGATATTTTAAAAGAATTATTATTTAAAATTTTACATTAG
- a CDS encoding hydroxymethylglutaryl-CoA lyase has product MNKKVKIIECPRDAMQGIKSHFISTEKKALYINSLLKVGFDTIDFGSFVSPKAIPQMRDTADVLAKLDLSRTNSKLLAIIANVRGANDASKFEEIDYLGYPFSISENFQMRNTHKTIKESIEALDQILTIADKTNKEVVAYLSMGFGNPYGDPWNVEIVGEWTEKLSKMGVKILSLSDTVGSSTPKVIDYLFSNLISQYPEIEFGAHLHTTPDKWHEKVDAAYKAGCLRFDGAIKGYGGCPMAKDDLTGNMPTEKLVSYFTAQKVETGIKPMSFESAYNKALEVF; this is encoded by the coding sequence ATGAACAAAAAAGTCAAAATTATAGAATGCCCCCGTGATGCAATGCAAGGAATAAAATCTCATTTTATTTCTACAGAAAAAAAAGCGTTGTACATAAATTCTTTATTAAAAGTTGGTTTTGATACCATTGATTTTGGCAGTTTTGTATCGCCAAAGGCAATTCCGCAAATGCGAGATACAGCAGATGTTTTAGCAAAACTAGACTTATCTAGAACGAACAGTAAATTGTTAGCAATTATAGCAAATGTTCGTGGCGCAAATGATGCTTCTAAATTTGAAGAAATCGATTATTTAGGGTATCCTTTTTCTATTTCAGAGAATTTTCAAATGCGTAATACGCACAAAACAATAAAAGAATCTATAGAAGCTTTAGATCAAATTTTAACAATTGCAGATAAAACGAACAAAGAAGTTGTTGCCTATTTATCTATGGGATTTGGAAATCCTTATGGAGATCCTTGGAATGTGGAAATAGTAGGTGAGTGGACAGAAAAATTGTCTAAAATGGGTGTAAAAATATTATCACTTTCAGATACCGTTGGAAGTTCTACACCAAAAGTAATAGATTATTTATTTTCTAATTTAATTTCACAGTATCCAGAGATAGAATTTGGTGCACATTTGCATACAACTCCAGATAAATGGCACGAAAAAGTGGATGCAGCTTATAAAGCAGGTTGTTTGCGTTTTGATGGAGCAATAAAAGGGTATGGAGGTTGCCCAATGGCAAAAGACGACTTAACTGGTAATATGCCAACCGAAAAATTAGTATCCTATTTTACAGCGCAAAAAGTAGAGACTGGAATAAAGCCGATGAGTTTTGAAAGCGCTTACAACAAAGCTTTGGAGGTTTTTTAA